One part of the Candidatus Eisenbacteria bacterium genome encodes these proteins:
- a CDS encoding tetratricopeptide repeat protein codes for MPDEKSIEAAIERWRRAAEDNPFDPRAHYGLGVAYGQRRMYLEAIAELRTASELAPDDCDIRLGLGLMYSQAGFPEEAIEQLNVAVSLVPGDADVHASLGHIFIQAGRFDEAIAELKQAAAARPDDREIYYTLGDAYCYKGMYDEAAAEYRKAMRELQLESFRQQTGTQKQSREKVKARLEKPSKEDEERRND; via the coding sequence TTGCCAGACGAAAAGAGTATCGAAGCGGCAATCGAGCGATGGCGCCGGGCGGCGGAGGACAATCCCTTCGATCCGCGCGCTCACTACGGCCTGGGAGTGGCGTACGGGCAGAGACGCATGTACCTTGAGGCCATAGCGGAACTCAGAACGGCCTCGGAACTTGCCCCCGACGATTGCGACATCAGGTTGGGGCTGGGTCTCATGTACAGCCAGGCAGGCTTTCCGGAGGAGGCAATAGAGCAATTGAACGTCGCAGTCTCTCTGGTGCCTGGCGACGCCGATGTTCACGCAAGTCTCGGTCACATCTTCATCCAGGCCGGCCGTTTTGACGAAGCCATCGCGGAATTGAAGCAGGCGGCCGCGGCGAGACCGGACGATCGAGAGATCTACTACACGCTGGGAGATGCTTACTGTTACAAGGGAATGTACGACGAGGCGGCGGCCGAATATCGAAAGGCGATGCGGGAATTGCAGCTTGAGTCCTTCAGGCAGCAAACCGGCACCCAGAAACAAAGCAGAGAAAAAGTGAAAGCCAGGTTGGAAAAACCATCCAAGGAGGATGAGGAAAGGAGGAACGATTAA
- a CDS encoding 2,3-bisphosphoglycerate-independent phosphoglycerate mutase — MSLVRLPDDVVITGNSKIFLLVLDGVGGIQHPRFKKTELQAARKPNLDALASESVCGVLDAVMPGITPGSGPSHMALFGYDPLEHNIGRGILSALGVDFHLTGRDLAARANFATVDEKGNVVDRRAGRISSEVNGRLCEKLARSVKLPHDVKLFIQTESEHRAVVVFRGEGLTGDVSDTDPQRLGVPALEPAALSPEASRSSEIVRSFLKQASEILESEHPANAILLRGFATKKPFKSFRDRFKIEAAAVAKYPMYRGLARLIGMEVLPACDDMDAEIGLVEREFQKFDFFYIHVKKTDSYGEDGNFEDKVKTIELVDSKIPSLLALSPDVVVVTADHSTPSAMKAHSWHPVPVLLWAKTCRVDDVVHFDEISCAKGGIGRMRMVHLMSLILAHAGRLTKYGA; from the coding sequence ATGTCCCTGGTGAGATTGCCTGACGATGTCGTGATTACCGGAAACAGCAAGATCTTTCTTCTTGTGCTCGATGGAGTTGGCGGCATTCAGCACCCGCGCTTCAAGAAGACCGAACTTCAAGCCGCCCGCAAACCCAATCTTGACGCGCTCGCCTCTGAGTCTGTGTGTGGAGTGCTTGACGCCGTCATGCCCGGCATTACGCCCGGGAGCGGTCCGTCACACATGGCGCTGTTCGGCTACGATCCGCTCGAGCACAACATAGGCAGGGGAATCCTCTCCGCGTTGGGAGTGGATTTTCACCTCACAGGGAGAGACCTTGCCGCCAGGGCCAATTTCGCCACGGTCGACGAGAAGGGCAACGTCGTGGACAGAAGAGCCGGCAGGATATCGTCCGAAGTAAACGGCAGGCTCTGCGAGAAACTAGCCCGCTCCGTCAAGCTTCCGCACGACGTGAAGCTCTTCATCCAGACGGAGAGCGAGCACCGAGCCGTGGTCGTATTCAGAGGGGAGGGTCTCACCGGAGACGTATCGGACACCGACCCGCAGAGGTTGGGAGTCCCTGCCCTGGAGCCGGCGGCGCTCAGCCCCGAGGCGTCGAGAAGCTCTGAGATCGTGCGCTCCTTCCTAAAACAGGCGAGTGAAATCCTCGAGAGTGAGCATCCGGCCAACGCGATACTCCTCAGAGGGTTTGCGACGAAGAAGCCGTTCAAGTCTTTTCGCGATCGGTTCAAGATCGAGGCCGCCGCCGTGGCGAAATATCCGATGTACAGAGGCCTGGCGCGGCTCATAGGAATGGAGGTGCTCCCCGCGTGCGACGACATGGATGCCGAAATAGGTCTTGTCGAGCGGGAATTCCAGAAGTTCGACTTCTTTTACATTCACGTCAAGAAGACGGACAGCTACGGAGAAGACGGTAATTTCGAAGACAAGGTGAAGACCATAGAGCTGGTTGACTCAAAGATACCCTCGCTTCTTGCTCTTTCCCCCGACGTAGTCGTCGTGACTGCGGATCACTCAACTCCTTCTGCCATGAAAGCGCACAGCTGGCATCCGGTGCCAGTGCTTCTCTGGGCAAAGACGTGCAGGGTGGATGACGTTGTTCATTTTGACGAGATAAGCTGCGCGAAGGGTGGAATCGGCAGGATGCGGATGGTTCATTTGATGAGCCTCATACTTGCACACGCGGGAAGGCTCACCAAGTACGGAGCGTGA